A region of Candidatus Paceibacterota bacterium DNA encodes the following proteins:
- a CDS encoding RNA polymerase sigma factor encodes MTIEQKITQAYNNYQKGLSRYSFSKISNRATGEDLVQDTFMKTWTYLVKGGRVDSMKAFLYHVLNNLIVDQYRKKKTSSLDVLLEKGYEPKAPDGDRLINTLDGKSASLLIEKLPETYQKVMRMRYIQDLSLAEMASETGQSKNAIAVQLHRGLEKLKLLYNRS; translated from the coding sequence ATGACGATCGAGCAAAAAATTACTCAAGCGTACAATAACTATCAGAAGGGTCTGAGCAGGTACTCTTTTTCAAAGATTAGTAATCGTGCAACCGGAGAAGACTTGGTTCAGGATACATTTATGAAAACCTGGACGTATCTTGTGAAAGGAGGACGAGTTGATTCAATGAAAGCATTTCTTTATCACGTGCTCAATAACTTGATCGTCGATCAGTATCGAAAGAAAAAAACTTCTTCACTCGATGTCCTTCTCGAAAAAGGATATGAACCAAAGGCGCCGGATGGTGACCGTCTCATCAACACTCTTGATGGAAAATCAGCGTCGCTACTTATAGAAAAGCTTCCAGAGACGTATCAAAAGGTGATGCGAATGCGATATATTCAGGACCTATCGCTTGCGGAAATGGCATCAGAGACAGGCCAGTCAAAAAATGCTATAGCAGTACAGCTTCACCGAGGGCTTGAGAAGCTGAAACTCCTC